The Primulina eburnea isolate SZY01 chromosome 8, ASM2296580v1, whole genome shotgun sequence genome contains a region encoding:
- the LOC140839429 gene encoding uncharacterized protein, whose product MKSENGYKAGYLNFLENSMRATLPETNLRGNPHINSKIHVWKKTHGILLTILSKSGVGWNDTDKTIEATDKTWEAIIKADPRARPMRSKQWDHYHDWCEIFGNDRATGKQADNNAIVESINELADIITQDTMKDLIKQLASKEKIANADEKVLDTLQGIPELVEDEKVHVAELLVDNHAKLSLFLRLGDKGNLSLAKRLLGGD is encoded by the exons ATGAAAAGTGAGAATGGATACAAAGCTGGGTACCTAAATTTTTTGGAGAATTCTATGCGTGCAACACTTCCAGAGACAAACTTACGTGGAAACCCACATATTAACTCAAAAATACATGTGTGGAAGAAAACACATGGtattttgttgactatattAAGCAAAAGTGGAGTTGGGTGGAATGATACTGACAAAACTATTGAAGCTACGGACAAGACATGGGAAGCAATAATTAAG GCAGACCCAAGGGCACGACCCATGAGATCGAAGCAGTGGGATCATTACCATGATTGGTGCGAAATTTTTGGAAATGACCGAGCAACAGGTAAACAAGCCGATAACAACGCTATAGTTGAATCCATCAACGAACTCGCTGACATAATAACACAAGACACAATGAAAGATTTGATCAAACAACTAGCATCGAAGGAAAAGATAGCCAATGCTGACGAAAAGGTGTTGGATACGTTGCAGGGGATACCAGAGCTTGTAGAAGATGAGAAAGTACATGTTGCTGAGTTGTTGGTTGACAACCATGCCAAGTTGTCACTGTTCTTGCGCCTTGGTGACAAAGGCAATCTAAGTTTAGCAAAGAGGCTTCTGGGTGGAGATTAA